The Chloroflexota bacterium genome includes a region encoding these proteins:
- a CDS encoding thiolase family protein, with translation MVDVVLVGGVRTPIGRFGGSFKDLSARELGAIAIRAVVERTGVPKEEIDEVIFGCVGQIAEDAFIARTCAVYAGLPVTVPAYTVNRLCSSGLQAIVSAAEKIRAGEAEVIVAGGVEHMSGVPFYLREARWGYRLGNAVLEDGLVTLLSDPFQRYHMGMTAENVAERFGVSREDQDRFALGSQQKAVSAIQEGRFKDQIVAVEIKEKKEARIVDTDEHPRPETTLERLAALKPAFKEQGGTVTAGNSSGINDAAAAAVVMSSSKAARLGLKPQVIIKASSAVAIEPEIMGIAPVPATRKVLAKVGLSLDDIDLIELNEAFAAQAVEVMRQLDIDPDKLNVNGGAIALGHPVGATGCILTVKLIYEMQRRRARYGLVTLCVGGGQGLATIFENVT, from the coding sequence ATGGTGGATGTTGTCCTCGTTGGTGGAGTACGAACACCTATAGGTAGGTTCGGTGGTTCGTTCAAGGATCTTTCGGCCAGAGAATTGGGGGCTATCGCTATCAGGGCGGTCGTAGAGAGGACTGGCGTACCAAAGGAGGAGATCGATGAGGTGATCTTTGGCTGCGTAGGGCAGATAGCAGAGGATGCCTTCATTGCCAGGACTTGCGCTGTTTATGCGGGATTGCCTGTCACCGTCCCGGCCTATACAGTGAATCGCCTTTGTAGCTCTGGATTGCAAGCGATCGTCAGCGCCGCAGAAAAGATCCGGGCCGGTGAGGCTGAGGTCATCGTGGCTGGCGGTGTTGAGCATATGAGTGGGGTACCTTTCTACTTGAGAGAGGCTCGCTGGGGCTATCGTCTGGGCAATGCTGTCCTTGAGGATGGTTTGGTTACCCTTCTCAGTGATCCCTTCCAAAGATACCATATGGGTATGACCGCAGAGAATGTGGCTGAACGATTTGGTGTCTCACGTGAGGATCAGGATCGCTTTGCTTTGGGGAGCCAACAGAAGGCTGTCAGCGCCATCCAGGAAGGTCGGTTTAAGGATCAAATTGTCGCGGTGGAGATCAAGGAAAAGAAGGAAGCTAGAATCGTAGATACCGATGAGCATCCCAGACCCGAAACTACCTTAGAGAGACTGGCTGCTCTAAAGCCGGCTTTTAAGGAGCAGGGGGGCACTGTTACAGCCGGCAACTCTTCAGGCATAAATGACGCCGCGGCGGCGGCGGTGGTGATGTCTTCCAGTAAGGCTGCTAGGTTGGGACTTAAGCCGCAAGTGATTATTAAAGCCTCAAGCGCAGTCGCAATTGAACCGGAGATCATGGGCATAGCACCTGTGCCGGCCACACGAAAGGTCTTAGCCAAGGTTGGGCTCAGCCTTGACGATATCGATTTGATCGAACTGAACGAGGCGTTTGCGGCCCAGGCAGTAGAGGTTATGAGACAGTTAGATATTGATCCCGATAAGCTCAATGTTAATGGTGGGGCCATCGCTCTCGGGCATCCCGTCGGCGCCACTGGCTGTATTCTGACGGTTAAGCTGATCTACGAGATGCAAAGAAGAAGGGCCAGGTATGGATTGGTAACGCTATGTGTCGGCGGTGGACAGGGGCTGGCTACCATCTTCGAGAATGTCACTTAG
- a CDS encoding substrate-binding domain-containing protein has translation MRRFVVLSSVLIITLSLLVGCSLASSLPSAAPGTTPGAPSTSAAPVNKEVILATTTSTMDSGLLDVLVPDFEKRTGYVLKPLSLGTGQALAVAARGEADVVLVHAPVLEKKFMADGHGINRRLVMHNDFVIVGPPADPAKIKGSKMAIEAFQKIAEHKNIFISRGDNSGTDTLEKSLWKKAGIQPSGQWYQEAGQGMGATLNIASEKDGYTLTDRATLLALKRTLRLEILVEKEPALLNIYHVIEVDPQKHPQVNHVGGKSFADYMVSKEAQEIVRNFGVDKYGQPLFFPDAGKKEPVS, from the coding sequence ATGCGAAGGTTCGTCGTTCTCTCGTCGGTCCTGATCATAACATTGTCCTTGCTGGTCGGTTGCAGCCTGGCCTCATCGCTACCCTCAGCCGCACCAGGAACGACACCAGGCGCGCCGTCTACTTCAGCAGCGCCTGTCAACAAGGAAGTCATTCTGGCGACTACCACCAGCACCATGGATTCAGGGCTGCTGGATGTTTTGGTGCCTGATTTCGAAAAGAGGACAGGCTATGTGCTGAAGCCCCTTTCCCTGGGTACTGGTCAGGCCTTGGCCGTCGCGGCCAGGGGGGAGGCCGATGTAGTATTAGTGCATGCTCCGGTGTTGGAGAAGAAGTTTATGGCCGATGGACATGGGATCAACCGCCGTCTGGTGATGCACAATGACTTCGTCATCGTTGGCCCACCTGCTGACCCGGCCAAAATAAAGGGGAGTAAGATGGCTATCGAGGCATTCCAGAAAATAGCCGAGCACAAAAACATCTTCATCTCTCGGGGCGATAACTCCGGTACCGATACGCTGGAGAAGAGTCTCTGGAAGAAGGCCGGCATACAACCGTCGGGGCAGTGGTACCAGGAGGCCGGCCAGGGCATGGGGGCGACGCTGAACATCGCCTCCGAGAAAGATGGCTATACCCTTACCGATCGGGCCACCCTTCTGGCCCTCAAGAGGACGCTTCGTCTGGAAATCTTAGTGGAGAAAGAGCCAGCTCTGCTTAATATCTACCACGTCATCGAGGTTGATCCTCAAAAGCACCCTCAGGTGAACCACGTCGGGGGTAAGTCCTTCGCTGATTATATGGTTTCTAAAGAAGCTCAGGAGATTGTCAGGAACTTCGGTGTGGACAAATATGGCCAGCCCCTCTTCTTCCCTGATGCCGGGAAGAAGGAACCGGTCAGTTAA
- a CDS encoding ABC transporter permease, with protein MDLIWEGIQQAILLMLHRDAEMIRVTLLSIQVSGVATLISVLVGVPLGTYLALASFRGRGFFLTLVNTGMGLPPVVVGLFVSIMLWRSGPFGFLHLLYTPAAMVVAQGIIASPIVTGITTAAIGQINPRLRLQMLGLGASYWQLLWVLLREARLPLLAAVMAGFGGVISEIGASLMVGGNVMGQTRVLTTATAMETGRGNFGMAIALSIILLLLAYTVNMALTIIQQRNRLP; from the coding sequence ATGGATCTGATTTGGGAGGGTATTCAGCAGGCCATCTTATTGATGTTGCACCGGGATGCAGAAATGATTCGCGTCACCCTCCTCTCCATCCAGGTATCAGGGGTGGCCACACTGATTAGCGTGCTTGTGGGCGTACCATTGGGCACTTACCTGGCCTTAGCCTCGTTTCGGGGGCGGGGCTTTTTCCTGACCCTGGTTAATACCGGCATGGGACTACCGCCGGTGGTAGTGGGGCTCTTCGTCAGCATAATGCTCTGGCGCAGCGGTCCCTTCGGTTTTCTGCATCTCCTTTACACGCCGGCGGCGATGGTGGTCGCTCAGGGGATCATCGCCTCACCCATCGTCACTGGCATCACCACGGCGGCCATCGGACAGATCAATCCCAGGCTACGGCTACAGATGCTAGGATTAGGGGCCTCATACTGGCAGCTCCTTTGGGTTCTCCTGCGAGAGGCCAGGCTACCCTTACTGGCCGCGGTGATGGCCGGTTTTGGAGGGGTGATATCGGAGATCGGAGCCTCGCTGATGGTGGGAGGAAACGTCATGGGACAAACCAGGGTGCTCACTACGGCCACGGCGATGGAGACAGGGCGGGGCAATTTTGGGATGGCTATCGCCCTCTCAATTATTCTGCTGCTCCTGGCTTATACGGTTAATATGGCTCTTACCATTATCCAGCAGCGTAATAGGTTGCCGTGA
- a CDS encoding ABC transporter ATP-binding protein, producing the protein MRESILEIKTVQVRYGNQTVLDIPHLSIKRGEILSIIGPNGSGKSTLLRVLALLERPSVGEIIFDGQPVHPHSDFLALRRRLAIVFQEALLRDTSVFNNVATGLHFRGVSREATREKVQQWLERLGIAHLQRRSARTLSGGEAQRVSLARALVLEPEILLLDEPFGGLDSPSKGSLIGDLDRILAETRMTVIFVTHDRTEALMLGDRIAVVMDGRILQLDTPQKVFTSPADEAVAAFVGVETILPGCVRVQKDGLAGVEIGDKRIEVVGEYLIGEHVLVCLRPEDVIIAPSDDQPSRSSMRNNLRGVVRRITPLGSQFRVEVDCGFPIVALITKQSFIDLSLAEGRSVLVSFKASAAHVIRKGLGHSPFWTDTTTISSPVGTLM; encoded by the coding sequence GTGAGAGAATCTATCCTTGAGATCAAGACTGTGCAGGTGAGGTATGGTAACCAGACAGTGCTGGATATCCCTCACCTGAGCATCAAACGGGGAGAGATTCTGTCCATTATTGGACCAAACGGCTCCGGTAAAAGCACGCTCCTACGGGTTTTGGCTCTGCTGGAACGTCCTAGCGTTGGAGAGATAATCTTCGATGGCCAGCCTGTCCATCCCCACAGTGATTTCCTTGCCCTTCGCCGGCGCCTGGCCATCGTTTTCCAGGAGGCTCTACTGCGCGATACTTCTGTTTTCAATAACGTGGCCACAGGGCTGCACTTCCGCGGGGTATCCCGAGAGGCGACGAGAGAAAAGGTACAGCAGTGGCTGGAACGGCTGGGGATAGCCCATTTGCAGCGGCGTTCGGCGCGCACCCTCTCTGGTGGCGAGGCCCAGCGGGTCAGCCTGGCCAGAGCCCTCGTCTTAGAGCCTGAGATCCTCTTGCTAGACGAGCCCTTTGGAGGCCTGGATTCCCCTAGTAAAGGCTCCTTGATCGGCGATTTAGATCGTATCCTGGCGGAGACGAGGATGACGGTCATCTTTGTCACGCATGACCGAACGGAGGCGCTCATGTTGGGGGATAGGATAGCGGTCGTGATGGATGGCCGAATCCTCCAGCTGGATACACCCCAGAAGGTCTTCACCTCACCGGCTGATGAAGCGGTAGCCGCTTTTGTTGGTGTGGAGACGATCCTCCCGGGTTGTGTCCGTGTGCAGAAGGATGGGTTGGCTGGTGTGGAGATAGGAGATAAGAGGATTGAGGTTGTTGGGGAGTACCTTATTGGGGAACATGTGCTGGTCTGTTTGAGGCCGGAAGACGTCATCATCGCCCCCAGCGACGATCAGCCCTCTCGCTCAAGCATGCGCAATAACCTAAGGGGAGTGGTGCGGAGGATCACACCGTTGGGGTCCCAATTTCGGGTGGAGGTCGATTGCGGTTTCCCTATCGTGGCCCTGATCACTAAGCAGTCCTTCATCGACCTATCTCTGGCTGAGGGGAGGTCGGTTCTTGTCTCCTTCAAGGCCAGCGCTGCGCACGTTATTCGCAAAGGACTGGGACACTCCCCATTTTGGACAGATACCACGACTATCTCCTCGCCCGTAGGGACTCTAATGTAA
- a CDS encoding rubrerythrin family protein, with amino-acid sequence MSLEEYVQKNIDGETWEVTHYLAMAYKADAEGLGEVAEALRRIAWDEANHGARFLYLDGRIGDLKAEITKMLEGERKAYTGKHDGMKAALERDKKEVGSWFDTAAHDEDRHAHILEGILARHFK; translated from the coding sequence ATGTCATTAGAGGAGTATGTGCAAAAGAACATCGATGGTGAGACCTGGGAAGTGACCCACTACCTGGCTATGGCCTACAAGGCCGATGCCGAGGGGCTTGGAGAGGTGGCCGAAGCTCTGCGCCGCATCGCCTGGGACGAAGCCAACCACGGGGCGCGCTTCCTCTACCTGGATGGACGGATTGGCGACCTCAAAGCCGAAATCACCAAGATGCTTGAGGGGGAGAGAAAGGCCTATACCGGCAAACACGACGGTATGAAGGCCGCCCTGGAGCGAGACAAGAAGGAGGTCGGCTCCTGGTTCGATACGGCCGCCCATGACGAGGACCGCCACGCCCACATTCTGGAAGGCATCCTCGCCCGACATTTCAAGTAA
- a CDS encoding transcriptional repressor: protein MKRYRNTKQKQCLLRVLRGTTTHPPAIWVYEQVRQEIPSISLGTVYRNLELLSREGQVQRLDTRHPESRYDANVKLHYHFVCLTCERVYDVPLPPHRELEAEAEQISGHKVGEHVLMFYGTCKDCLSTQGKDRTAQ, encoded by the coding sequence GTGAAAAGGTATCGAAACACAAAACAAAAACAATGCCTACTTAGAGTGCTAAGGGGAACTACAACGCACCCTCCAGCCATCTGGGTATACGAACAGGTCCGTCAGGAGATCCCCAGCATCAGCCTGGGAACAGTGTATCGTAATCTAGAGCTGCTCAGCAGAGAAGGACAGGTGCAGCGCCTTGATACCCGTCACCCTGAGAGCCGCTACGATGCTAACGTGAAGCTGCACTATCACTTCGTCTGCCTTACCTGTGAACGGGTGTACGATGTTCCCCTCCCCCCTCACCGTGAACTGGAGGCGGAGGCTGAACAGATCAGTGGGCATAAAGTCGGTGAACACGTTCTTATGTTCTACGGAACCTGCAAAGATTGTCTCAGTACTCAAGGCAAAGACAGGACAGCCCAATAG
- a CDS encoding CDC48 family AAA ATPase, which produces MAQVKGETLTLRVAEALAKDVGRALARLDPQDMARMGVEVGDIIQIIGKRPTVARVMPAYPQDRGKGTVQIDGITRENAQTGLGERVQLRKIEYESASTVILAPMTSSSTFVREKDRKYLGRLLEGLPVTPEDKVRATLLGSHYQEFLVADASPKGAVAIGPLTTIKVKGEATAGKEKTGVTYEDIGGLQREIQRIREMIELPLKYPELFERLGIEAPKGVLLYGPPGCGKTLIARAVANETDAYFVHISGPEVIHKFYGESEAHLRAIFEKAKENAPAIVFLDEIDAIASKREEIRGDQQVERRVVAQLLALMDGLKSRGQVIIIGATNIPNVLDPALRRPGRFDREISISIPDKNGRLEILHIHTRGMPLASDVNLEKLAEITHGFVGADLEALCREAAMTVLRRIMPKIELDADYIPYELLSGLDVRMDNFLEALKEIEPSAIREVFTEIPDVCWSDVGGLEEAKRVLMETIEWPLKYPEVFEQAHTRPAKGILLSGPPGTGKTLLAKAVASQSQVNFISVKGPALLSKWVGESERGIREIFRKARQASPCIIFFDEIDAIAPVRGTSADSHVTERVISQFLTELDGIEELKGVVVLAATNRPDIIDPALLRAGRFDLRLELPLPDDKARLEIFRIHTRGKPLASDVNLGALASATEGLVGSDIEAICRRASMLAIRGFIDGLGPKPEAADLATFRITAEHFMEALKSSEQ; this is translated from the coding sequence ATGGCGCAGGTAAAGGGGGAAACGTTAACTCTCAGGGTAGCCGAGGCCCTGGCCAAGGATGTAGGCCGAGCGCTGGCCAGGCTCGACCCTCAGGATATGGCCAGGATGGGGGTTGAGGTGGGAGATATCATCCAAATCATCGGCAAGAGACCTACGGTAGCCAGGGTTATGCCGGCTTACCCCCAGGATCGGGGCAAAGGCACGGTCCAGATAGACGGCATCACCCGCGAGAATGCGCAAACTGGTTTGGGGGAGAGAGTACAGCTCCGTAAGATAGAGTATGAAAGTGCCAGCACTGTAATCCTCGCTCCCATGACCTCCTCGAGCACTTTTGTAAGGGAGAAGGACAGAAAATACCTGGGAAGGCTTCTTGAGGGGTTGCCTGTGACCCCAGAAGACAAGGTAAGGGCTACCTTGCTGGGCAGCCACTATCAGGAGTTCTTAGTCGCGGACGCTAGTCCAAAGGGCGCCGTGGCAATCGGTCCCCTCACCACCATAAAGGTGAAAGGTGAGGCTACGGCTGGCAAGGAGAAAACCGGTGTGACCTACGAGGACATCGGTGGGCTCCAGAGGGAGATTCAAAGGATAAGGGAGATGATCGAGCTTCCCTTGAAGTATCCCGAGCTCTTCGAAAGGTTGGGGATAGAGGCTCCCAAGGGGGTGCTGCTCTATGGCCCGCCGGGGTGTGGGAAAACGCTGATAGCCAGAGCGGTAGCCAACGAAACTGATGCCTATTTTGTCCACATAAGCGGCCCTGAGGTCATCCACAAGTTCTATGGGGAAAGTGAAGCACATCTGCGCGCTATCTTCGAGAAGGCCAAGGAGAACGCCCCCGCCATAGTCTTTCTGGACGAGATCGACGCTATAGCCTCTAAAAGGGAGGAGATCCGGGGAGATCAGCAGGTGGAGCGCAGGGTTGTGGCCCAGCTCCTGGCCCTGATGGATGGCCTGAAATCAAGGGGGCAGGTGATCATTATCGGGGCTACCAATATACCGAACGTGCTCGATCCAGCCCTGAGGAGGCCGGGGAGATTTGACCGCGAGATCTCCATAAGCATCCCAGATAAAAATGGAAGGCTGGAAATACTGCACATCCATACCAGGGGAATGCCCCTGGCCTCCGATGTGAATTTAGAGAAGCTCGCTGAAATCACTCACGGCTTCGTGGGCGCTGACCTGGAGGCACTATGCCGGGAGGCAGCGATGACCGTTTTGAGAAGGATAATGCCCAAGATCGAGCTGGACGCAGATTACATCCCCTACGAACTGCTCTCGGGGCTAGATGTCCGCATGGACAATTTCCTCGAGGCGCTGAAGGAGATCGAGCCCTCAGCTATCAGGGAGGTCTTCACCGAGATCCCCGATGTGTGCTGGAGCGATGTGGGCGGTCTGGAGGAGGCCAAAAGGGTGCTCATGGAGACCATCGAGTGGCCGCTCAAGTATCCAGAGGTATTTGAGCAGGCCCATACCAGGCCGGCTAAGGGCATCCTACTCAGCGGGCCGCCGGGCACAGGCAAGACCCTTCTGGCCAAGGCTGTAGCCAGCCAGAGCCAGGTGAACTTCATCTCAGTCAAAGGGCCGGCACTGCTCTCCAAGTGGGTTGGCGAGTCTGAGAGGGGCATTAGGGAGATCTTCAGGAAGGCCAGACAGGCCAGCCCCTGTATCATCTTCTTCGATGAGATAGATGCCATTGCCCCTGTTCGAGGGACCAGTGCCGATTCCCACGTTACCGAGCGGGTGATCAGTCAGTTCCTCACCGAGCTTGATGGGATAGAGGAGCTCAAAGGGGTGGTGGTCCTGGCTGCCACCAACAGGCCCGACATTATCGATCCGGCCCTTCTGCGGGCCGGCAGATTTGACCTGCGCCTTGAGCTGCCTCTCCCTGATGACAAAGCCCGGCTGGAGATATTCAGGATTCATACAAGGGGCAAACCCCTGGCCAGCGATGTCAACCTTGGAGCACTGGCCAGTGCTACCGAGGGTCTGGTAGGGTCCGATATAGAGGCTATCTGCAGGAGGGCATCCATGCTAGCGATCAGGGGGTTTATCGATGGGCTCGGTCCGAAACCCGAAGCAGCAGACCTGGCCACTTTTAGAATAACCGCCGAGCACTTCATGGAGGCACTTAAGAGCAGCGAGCAATAA
- a CDS encoding helix-turn-helix domain-containing protein has protein sequence MEEERIKKFRLELGLSQERFARLLGVSLQTVRRWEGGLTRPLPIISLRIEELQNQIKDQRKRGGIPMSAKRKEPGEGIEFSVGGLFKGLGGLFDLVSKMAEEGKEEYTRSGEIRGPGDKVKGVYGFSVKIGLGGKPIIEQFGNIRATEEGPVVAEVREPLVDVLDEGDHLVIIAELPGVEANDIHVEVKEDILALTAEGKDRKYSKEVLLPSPVDADTMVSSYKNGILEIKLRKKK, from the coding sequence ATGGAAGAAGAAAGGATCAAGAAATTCCGCCTGGAGCTTGGGCTATCTCAGGAGAGGTTTGCCCGCCTGCTCGGCGTCTCGCTACAGACGGTAAGGCGCTGGGAAGGGGGTCTCACCAGGCCACTGCCCATTATAAGTCTCAGGATAGAGGAACTGCAAAACCAAATAAAAGACCAACGCAAGAGGGGAGGCATTCCAATGAGCGCAAAAAGAAAGGAACCTGGAGAGGGAATTGAGTTCAGCGTTGGCGGCCTGTTCAAGGGGCTCGGCGGCCTCTTTGACCTGGTCTCCAAGATGGCTGAGGAGGGTAAGGAAGAATACACCCGCTCCGGGGAGATTAGAGGTCCAGGCGACAAGGTTAAGGGTGTATATGGCTTCAGTGTAAAGATAGGTCTGGGCGGAAAGCCGATCATTGAGCAGTTTGGCAACATCCGGGCAACGGAGGAGGGCCCAGTGGTGGCGGAGGTCCGCGAACCACTGGTTGACGTGCTTGACGAAGGCGATCACTTAGTGATAATCGCCGAACTTCCTGGCGTGGAGGCCAATGACATTCATGTGGAGGTCAAGGAGGATATCCTGGCCCTCACAGCTGAGGGAAAGGACCGGAAATACAGCAAGGAGGTCTTACTCCCCTCGCCAGTCGATGCCGACACTATGGTCTCCTCTTACAAGAATGGAATCCTCGAGATAAAGCTCAGGAAAAAGAAATAA
- a CDS encoding response regulator: MRVSTNMKRKILIADDDEYLRRLVEATLAGEEFEITHAVNGEETILLAHLEQPDLILLDIMMPKVDGYAVCHILKSDPLTSKIKIVMLTVKSSAADKELAEQAGADDYFSKPFSPTALLNRVHDILS; encoded by the coding sequence ATGAGGGTATCAACCAACATGAAACGAAAAATCCTTATCGCCGATGACGACGAATACCTGCGCCGCTTGGTCGAGGCCACGCTGGCTGGAGAAGAATTCGAGATCACCCATGCAGTCAATGGCGAGGAGACCATCCTGCTGGCCCACCTGGAACAACCCGACCTTATCCTGTTGGACATAATGATGCCTAAGGTTGATGGCTATGCCGTTTGTCACATCCTCAAGAGTGATCCGCTCACCTCGAAGATAAAGATTGTGATGCTTACAGTCAAGAGCAGCGCCGCCGATAAGGAATTGGCCGAACAGGCAGGCGCTGATGACTACTTCAGCAAGCCTTTCAGTCCTACCGCCCTGCTCAACAGGGTGCATGACATCCTCTCTTGA